Proteins from one Populus trichocarpa chloroplast, complete genome genomic window:
- a CDS encoding hypothetical protein (similar to Nicotiana tabacum orf 79), with protein sequence MEYMTKVECWSISIDRSCHIGPSQTSNCFDLNYPEDALSILYQKNGQSNLFLDSIEAKRGE encoded by the coding sequence ATGGAATATATGACAAAGGTGGAGTGTTGGAGTATTTCTATTGATCGGTCATGTCATATAGGCCCGAGTCAGACATCCAATTGCTTCGATTTGAATTATCCGGAAGATGCCTTATCTATATTATATCAAAAAAATGGACAATCAAACCTATTTCTCGATTCAATAGAAGCCAAAAGGGGTGAATAG
- the ndhB gene encoding NADH dehydrogenase subunit 2 yields MIWHVQNENFILDSTRIFMKAFHLLLFDGSFIFPECILIFGLILLLMIDSTSDQKDMPWLYFISSTSLVMSITALLFRWREEPMISFSGNFQTNNFNEIFQFLILLCSTLCIPLSVEYIECTEMAITEFLLFVLTATLGGMFLCGANDLITIFVAPECFSLCSYLLSGYTKKDVRSNEATTKYLLMGGASSSILVHGFSWLYGSSGGEIELQEIVNGLINTQMYNSPGISIALIFITVGIGFKLSPAPSHQWTPDVYEGSPTPVVAFLSVTSKVAASASATRIFDIPFYFSSNEWHLLLEILAILSMIVGNLIAITQTSMKRMLAYSSIGQIGYVIIGIIVGDSNGGYASMITYMLFYISMNLGTFACIVLFGLRTGTDNIRDYAGLYTKDPFLALSLALCLLSLGGLPPLAGFFGKLHLFWCGWQAGLYFLVSIGLLTSVLSIYYYLKIIKLLMTGQNQEITPHVRNYRGSPLRSNNSIELSMIVCVIASTIPGISMSPIIEIAQDTLF; encoded by the exons ATGATCTGGCATGTACAGAATGAAAACTTCATTCTCGATTCTACGAGAATTTTTATGAAAGCCTTTCATTTGCTTCTCTTCGATGGAAGTTTTATTTTCCCAGAATGTATCCTAATTTTTGGCCTAATTCTTCTTCTGATGATCGATTCAACCTCTGATCAAAAAGATATGCCTTGGTTATATTTCATCTCTTCAACAAGTTTAGTAATGAGTATAACGGCCCTATTGTTCCGATGGAGAGAAGAACCTATGATTAGCTTTTCGGGAAATTTCCAAACGAACAATTTCAACGAAATCTTTCAATTTCTTATTTTACTATGTTCAACTCTATGTATTCCTCTATCCGTAGAGTACATTGAATGTACAGAAATGGCTATAACAGAGTTTCTCTTATTCGTATTAACAGCTACTCTAGGAGGAATGTTTTTATGCGGTGCTAACGATTTAATAACTATCTTTGTAGCTCCAGAATGTTTCAGTTTATGCTCATACCTATTATCTGGATATACCAAGAAAGATGTACGGTCTAATGAGGCTACTACGAAATATTTACTCATGGGTGGGGCAAGCTCTTCTATTCTGGTTCATGGTTTCTCTTGGCTATATGGTTCGTCCGGGGGAGAGATCGAGCTTCAAGAAATAGTGAATGGTCTTATCAATACACAAATGTATAACTCCCCAGGAATTTCAATTGCGCTTATATTCATCACTGTAGGAATTGGGTTCAAGCTTTCCCCAGCCCCTTCTCATCAATGGACTCCTGACGTATACGAAGGA TCTCCCACTCCAGTCGTTGCTTTTCTTTCTGTTACTTCGAAAGTAGCTGCTTCAGCTTCAGCCACTCGAATTTTCGATATTCCTTTTTATTTCTCATCAAACGAATGGCATCTTCTTCTGGAAATCCTAGCTATTCTGAGCATGATAGTGGGGAATCTCATTGCTATTACTCAAACAAGCATGAAACGTATGCTTGCATATTCGTCCATAGGTCAAATTGGATATGTAATTATTGGAATAATTGTTGGAGACTCAAATGGTGGATATGCAAGCATGATAACTTATATGCTCTTCTATATCTCCATGAATCTAGGAACTTTTGCTTGCATTGTATTATTTGGTCTACGCACCGGAACTGATAACATTCGAGATTATGCAGGATTATACACGAAAGATCCTTTTTTGGCTCTCTCTTTAGCCCTATGTCTCTTATCCCTAGGAGGTCTTCCTCCACTAGCAGGTTTTTTCGGAAAACTCCATTTATTCTGGTGTGGATGGCAGGCAGGCCTATATTTCTTGGTTTCAATAGGACTCCTTACGAGCGTTCTTTCTATCTACTATTATCTAAAAATAATCAAGTTATTAATGACTGGACAAAACCAAGAAATAACCCCTCACGTGCGAAATTATAGAGGATCCCCTTTAAGATCAAACAATTCCATCGAATTGAGTATGATTGTATGTGTGATAGCATCTACTATACCGGGAATATCAATGAGCCCGATTATTGAAATTGCTCAAGATACCCTTTTTTAG